The uncultured Methanobrevibacter sp. genome window below encodes:
- a CDS encoding SIS domain-containing protein — MKYKMYDEMMEQPDSLRRTFESEMSTMQEVSKSISDVDKVYLIGCGSSISTCYSVRDAIRMSSTNLNIEVYTGYEFYYNKKLVDNENSIAIFTSQSGETADTLASLRRANEFNIHTVSISNEPDSSMIKEAKTPIVTRCETETAILGTKTYITQLACLYQILFSASDYEAKDELLAQLAEMPDIIEDLLKSTEYENRLLAQDFKKEDIFYCLGSGPNFGLAYKLAMTMLMEGAIKHACPEYSAEFRHGLIERAEKDVPIIFLRSDFESDEITDKAIEFSENLKLKSIIYELKDYADVDKLLSPFVLVIPLEWFIYYLAHFNGEDPGATRHIGKVRY, encoded by the coding sequence ATGAAATATAAAATGTATGATGAGATGATGGAACAACCTGACTCACTTAGAAGAACTTTTGAAAGTGAAATGTCAACAATGCAAGAAGTTTCAAAATCAATTTCAGATGTTGATAAGGTATATTTAATTGGTTGCGGAAGTTCTATTTCAACTTGCTACAGTGTTAGGGATGCAATAAGAATGTCCAGCACTAATCTAAACATTGAAGTTTACACTGGCTATGAATTTTATTATAATAAGAAATTAGTTGATAATGAAAACTCTATTGCTATTTTCACATCACAATCAGGTGAAACTGCAGATACCCTTGCTTCACTCAGAAGGGCAAACGAATTTAACATACACACAGTTTCAATTTCAAACGAACCTGATAGTTCAATGATTAAAGAAGCTAAAACTCCAATTGTAACTAGATGTGAAACTGAAACCGCAATACTGGGTACCAAAACATATATTACTCAACTTGCCTGTTTATATCAGATTTTATTTTCCGCTTCAGATTATGAAGCAAAAGATGAATTGCTGGCTCAATTAGCCGAAATGCCTGATATCATTGAAGATTTATTGAAAAGCACTGAATATGAAAACAGGTTATTGGCACAGGACTTTAAAAAAGAGGATATCTTTTACTGTTTAGGTTCAGGACCAAACTTCGGTCTTGCCTACAAGCTTGCAATGACAATGCTTATGGAAGGCGCAATCAAACATGCATGTCCAGAATATTCAGCTGAATTCAGACACGGATTGATTGAAAGAGCCGAAAAGGATGTGCCTATCATATTTTTAAGGTCTGATTTTGAATCCGATGAAATTACAGATAAGGCTATTGAATTTTCAGAAAACCTCAAATTAAAATCAATAATCTATGAACTGAAAGACTATGCAGATGTTGACAAGTTATTATCACCATTTGTATTGGTAATTCCTTTGGAATGGTTCATTTACTACTTGGCACATTTCAACGGCGAAGACCCTGGTGCTACCAGACACATTGGTAAAGTCAGGTATTAA
- a CDS encoding TldD/PmbA family protein: MEEYINLFENVIAKTSPKVDYVDIRCGMGDNTSILMKDGNVDEINTGMSLGTRIRVLNNGAWGFAYTTDISKIDEITETALKLSNSLKGDVTLSESDIIKDKVEVDVKIPFKDISIEEKSEIMKEANDAATIDKVNSTTVSYADSEVKELFMNSEGSEIQVKTSRLRMALNASATNGEIIQFGHGSLGGVKGYEIIKDADIEEFGRKIGEKAVRLLDAKPAPSGQFPVVADSELTGVLIHEALGHATEGDLILQNDSILKDKLGEQIASDIVNIFDDASRKDGFGYFPYDVEGIKTKPNQLVKDGKLISLLNSRETSSKLGMSSSGNARSLIADQPIVRMSNTYLQPGDMEVDELFEDIEHGMYLKGSRGGQVDTGKGIFQFNAAEGYLIENGEITTPLRDVSLSGNILETLKNIDAIGNDFKLSVGFCGKDGQTVPVGDGGPHTRILNALVGGMG; encoded by the coding sequence ATGGAAGAATATATTAATTTATTTGAAAATGTTATTGCAAAAACCAGCCCAAAAGTAGATTACGTAGATATCCGATGTGGAATGGGCGATAATACCTCCATTTTAATGAAAGATGGAAATGTAGATGAAATTAACACTGGAATGAGTTTAGGAACAAGAATTAGAGTGTTAAATAATGGAGCATGGGGTTTTGCATATACAACAGACATATCAAAAATTGACGAAATTACTGAAACTGCATTGAAATTATCCAATTCACTAAAAGGCGATGTGACATTAAGTGAAAGTGACATTATAAAGGATAAAGTTGAAGTTGATGTAAAAATACCATTCAAGGACATATCTATTGAAGAGAAAAGTGAAATAATGAAAGAGGCAAATGATGCCGCAACAATAGATAAGGTTAACAGTACCACCGTAAGTTATGCTGATTCCGAAGTCAAGGAACTTTTCATGAACAGTGAAGGAAGCGAAATTCAAGTCAAAACATCAAGACTCAGAATGGCATTGAATGCATCAGCAACCAACGGTGAAATAATTCAGTTCGGTCATGGAAGCCTTGGCGGAGTTAAAGGTTATGAAATTATCAAGGATGCAGACATCGAAGAGTTCGGAAGAAAAATAGGTGAAAAAGCAGTCAGATTACTTGATGCAAAACCTGCACCATCAGGACAATTCCCAGTTGTGGCAGATTCAGAACTGACCGGAGTGCTTATACATGAGGCATTGGGACATGCAACAGAAGGAGATCTGATTCTTCAAAACGATTCAATCCTAAAGGACAAGCTCGGAGAGCAAATTGCGTCAGACATTGTAAACATCTTTGACGATGCCAGCAGAAAAGACGGATTCGGATACTTCCCATATGACGTTGAAGGAATCAAAACCAAACCAAATCAATTGGTGAAAGACGGAAAACTGATTTCACTTTTAAATTCAAGGGAAACCTCATCCAAACTGGGAATGTCATCATCCGGAAATGCAAGGTCCCTCATTGCAGACCAGCCAATTGTCAGAATGAGCAATACATACCTTCAGCCTGGAGATATGGAAGTTGACGAACTGTTCGAGGACATAGAACATGGAATGTATCTTAAAGGTTCAAGAGGAGGTCAAGTCGATACCGGTAAGGGAATTTTCCAATTCAATGCAGCTGAAGGTTATCTGATTGAAAACGGTGAAATCACAACACCTTTAAGGGACGTGTCACTATCCGGAAACATCCTTGAGACACTCAAAAACATTGATGCAATTGGAAACGATTTCAAATTAAGTGTAGGATTCTGTGGAAAAGACGGTCAAACCGTGCCTGTCGGTGACGGCGGACCACATACAAGAATTCTGAATGCACTTGTAGGAGGAATGGGTTAG
- a CDS encoding NOG1 family protein, whose protein sequence is MMIPTIPTTDELLDKGFSRGKKQADLIRSQKIPKHLKGKRIEERRVVTSCQVIKDKLKSILDAVPEIESLHPFYQDYIDITVGVDDMKQALGGLNWAYGIITQLEKEYGSKIRKNPSEKATALQKQAYGRIVSVVNKIKKDLDFLDFAKQNLRNMPTIDFDATTIVIAGFPNVGKSTLLRQITEAEPQVANYPFTTKGIQIGHTERHWKHIQIIDTPGLLDRPVLEMNDIEMNAIVALEHLADAILFIFDASETCGFHMDNQYNLLKQIEKIFSEIPVVYLFNKMDLIEDTQYLKEFIDDEENSIFISAIEGEGIDKINKKIDSIKKIERNFEDEEDDEYY, encoded by the coding sequence ATGATGATACCAACAATACCAACGACCGATGAACTTCTAGACAAGGGATTCAGCCGTGGTAAAAAACAAGCGGACTTAATAAGAAGCCAAAAGATACCAAAACATTTGAAAGGAAAAAGAATTGAAGAGAGAAGAGTAGTCACTTCTTGTCAGGTCATTAAAGATAAATTAAAATCAATTTTAGATGCAGTACCTGAAATTGAAAGCCTACACCCATTCTATCAGGATTACATTGACATTACAGTAGGTGTGGACGATATGAAACAAGCTCTTGGAGGGCTTAATTGGGCTTATGGAATTATTACTCAACTTGAAAAGGAATACGGTTCCAAAATCAGAAAAAATCCTTCTGAAAAGGCAACTGCATTGCAAAAGCAGGCCTACGGAAGAATCGTATCTGTTGTCAACAAGATTAAAAAGGACCTGGACTTTTTGGATTTTGCAAAACAGAACCTGAGAAACATGCCGACAATTGACTTTGATGCGACAACCATAGTCATTGCGGGCTTTCCAAATGTGGGAAAATCCACACTTCTAAGACAGATTACCGAAGCGGAACCTCAAGTTGCAAATTATCCATTTACAACCAAAGGTATTCAGATAGGCCATACCGAACGCCACTGGAAACACATTCAGATTATTGACACTCCAGGGCTTTTAGACAGACCTGTTCTGGAGATGAACGATATCGAAATGAACGCTATCGTTGCATTGGAACATCTTGCCGATGCAATACTGTTTATTTTTGATGCATCAGAAACCTGCGGTTTCCACATGGACAACCAGTACAATCTCTTAAAGCAAATCGAAAAGATCTTTTCAGAAATTCCAGTAGTTTACCTGTTCAACAAAATGGATTTGATTGAAGATACCCAATACCTTAAGGAATTCATAGACGATGAGGAAAACTCAATATTCATTTCTGCAATCGAGGGAGAGGGCATCGACAAAATAAACAAAAAAATCGATTCCATAAAAAAAATCGAAAGAAACTTTGAAGACGAAGAAGACGACGAGTATTATTAG
- a CDS encoding TIGR00296 family protein yields the protein MISDRAGNFLVELSKDTIKHFLETGKHMVKPEGYPIELDEQLGVFVTLNKNHNLRGCIGYAEPIKPAIDATMEVALAAAFNDPRFPQLKKEEFNDLDFEVTVLTKPEIIEVAHPDQYFDEIEIGRDGLIIQKGYARGLLLPQVAVENAFTTEDFLEHTCMKAGISADSWMDESCDVYRFQGQIFK from the coding sequence ATGATAAGTGACAGAGCAGGAAATTTCCTGGTTGAACTTTCAAAGGACACAATCAAACATTTTTTAGAAACCGGAAAACACATGGTGAAACCTGAAGGTTACCCTATTGAACTGGATGAACAACTCGGCGTATTTGTAACATTGAACAAAAATCATAATCTGAGAGGATGCATCGGTTATGCAGAACCTATAAAACCTGCAATTGACGCAACTATGGAAGTTGCCCTGGCAGCCGCATTCAACGATCCAAGATTTCCACAACTGAAAAAAGAGGAATTTAATGATTTGGACTTTGAAGTTACAGTTCTGACAAAACCGGAAATCATAGAAGTTGCACATCCAGACCAGTACTTTGATGAAATTGAAATAGGCCGTGACGGGCTGATTATCCAGAAAGGTTATGCAAGAGGACTGTTGCTTCCACAGGTTGCAGTTGAAAACGCATTCACCACTGAAGACTTTTTAGAACACACATGCATGAAAGCGGGAATAAGCGCAGACAGCTGGATGGATGAAAGCTGTGACGTTTACAGATTCCAAGGACAAATTTTTAAATAG
- a CDS encoding Hsp20/alpha crystallin family protein, whose protein sequence is MVDSETIEAKVSDKKEKIDEKIDEGKEKIDETKEKIEDKKEKSKNIADNVMNDLYTSIDEFKDYIKNMQKSADKKYADYKKSTVQTLDIDLVETKDIYYIKAAVPGAEKEDVLIEAGDNDITIETTFKPYIEEFAEDEEAELIASSIKSGRCVKTVRFETSIDLENITAKFSNGIIIVTIPKLIIPKHKVNVE, encoded by the coding sequence ATGGTAGATTCTGAAACCATTGAAGCAAAAGTTTCTGATAAAAAAGAAAAAATCGATGAAAAAATCGATGAAGGCAAAGAAAAAATTGATGAGACCAAAGAAAAAATCGAGGACAAAAAAGAGAAAAGCAAAAACATCGCAGATAATGTCATGAACGATTTATACACAAGCATCGATGAATTCAAAGACTACATTAAAAACATGCAAAAAAGTGCGGACAAAAAATATGCAGATTACAAAAAATCAACCGTCCAAACTTTAGACATTGATCTTGTAGAAACCAAAGACATTTACTACATCAAAGCAGCAGTTCCTGGTGCAGAAAAAGAAGATGTTTTAATTGAAGCTGGAGACAATGACATAACCATTGAAACCACATTCAAACCTTACATTGAAGAATTTGCTGAAGACGAAGAAGCTGAATTAATTGCATCTTCAATCAAATCAGGCAGATGCGTAAAAACCGTAAGATTTGAAACCAGCATTGATTTAGAAAACATCACTGCAAAATTCTCAAACGGAATAATCATCGTAACTATTCCAAAATTAATTATACCAAAACATAAAGTAAATGTGGAATAG
- a CDS encoding ATP-grasp domain-containing protein has protein sequence MKTKKTTSIIRGRIEIRNIIVVDCISSGTNYIEVIINRGYKPVVLELQPGGADSEEYNKKMQSNYDRIKYDFNLIYEKDTYEETLEMVRELDPLLIVAGNERGVILTTKLSNDLNLLGTPIENLDAMTLKDKMHERLKDAGLRYIRGKVVTSIEEGIEFYESESLNEVIIKPVYSFCSVGVRTCLNKEELINSLEELFKRHNAYGDELTELLIQERINGEEYIVNTTSCEGVPRLISMWKYEKIKTSEGAVVYDTIRSMNNLNLGEVEMIEYAYDVARAIGIEYGPIHGEYMIDENGPVLIEVNCRPAGLSMTTEFLDQIFGQHDTDSILDSYLNPQRF, from the coding sequence TTGAAGACGAAGAAGACGACGAGTATTATTAGGGGAAGAATTGAAATTAGAAACATCATTGTTGTTGACTGTATTTCCTCAGGAACAAACTACATTGAGGTTATTATCAATAGAGGATATAAACCAGTAGTTCTTGAACTGCAACCAGGTGGAGCAGATTCAGAGGAATATAATAAAAAAATGCAATCAAATTATGATAGAATCAAATATGATTTTAATTTGATTTATGAAAAGGACACCTATGAAGAAACCCTTGAAATGGTAAGGGAATTGGATCCGTTACTAATTGTTGCGGGAAATGAACGTGGAGTCATACTGACAACCAAGTTATCTAATGATTTGAACCTTTTAGGTACACCAATTGAAAATTTAGATGCTATGACCCTTAAGGACAAAATGCATGAACGACTTAAAGATGCTGGTCTTCGATACATTAGGGGAAAAGTAGTAACTTCAATTGAAGAGGGGATTGAATTTTATGAATCCGAATCATTAAATGAAGTCATAATCAAACCTGTATACAGTTTCTGCTCTGTTGGAGTTCGAACATGTTTGAACAAAGAGGAACTAATTAATTCCCTAGAGGAATTGTTTAAAAGGCACAATGCCTATGGTGATGAACTCACTGAACTTCTGATTCAGGAAAGAATTAACGGTGAAGAGTATATCGTAAACACAACTTCATGTGAAGGCGTTCCACGCCTGATTTCAATGTGGAAATATGAAAAGATTAAAACCTCAGAGGGAGCAGTTGTTTATGACACCATAAGGTCCATGAATAATTTAAACCTTGGCGAAGTTGAAATGATAGAATATGCTTATGACGTAGCCCGTGCAATCGGAATCGAATATGGTCCAATCCATGGAGAATATATGATTGATGAAAATGGACCGGTTTTAATTGAAGTGAACTGCAGACCTGCAGGTTTAAGCATGACAACTGAATTTTTAGACCAGATTTTCGGCCAACATGATACCGATTCCATTTTGGATTCATATTTAAATCCACAACGGTTTTAA